One window of the Pieris brassicae chromosome 2, ilPieBrab1.1, whole genome shotgun sequence genome contains the following:
- the LOC123719942 gene encoding syntaxin-binding protein 5 isoform X5: protein MKKFTFKGVLDGFRSSVQAAPRGNDQEIQETLRPEHFHVKKTFRHGFPFSPTALAWDPIQKLLAIGDKSGNLRILGGPGVDAHVRHDSGDVVLHAKFLVNDGGLVTATADDQLHLWTFRQKSPQRVQSLKFQRERITCLHLPLSSKWMHVGTERGNVHVVNIETFALSGYVINWNKAIEVTRPNHPGAVVEIIDNPLDASKLLIAFESGLVVVWDLRARAAEWRGHIGSGMPGDAIRAAAWHHDGKLMTAHADGALATWTVRAPRPISLSYPHAKANKDGKLEACKPIHRLEWKTSKTGETLVIFSGGLPTDKAGRTHSITVLNGKSTTVLEMEHSVVDFVTLCESPHAAEYQEPYAIVVLLQNDLVVIDLQSPGYPCFENPYPMDIHESPVTCCSYFADCPSDLIPAFYSVGRQGNKKPAGFSERLWPVDGGEWSPASCSYSEIILTGHADGSVKFWDASAGTLQILYKLKCAKVFERRAGSAGSASSMGGNEEDSPLGIQQVALCAESRRLCVALPHGHVLLFKFRKQELTAQTHVLEIPIICDATEEETSPEGEGVRGAGARDDHDTPRVRSAWGSVRVRGASGTGGSRRAAGFQATLVALQQGPPNPVAALTINSSYGLIAWGGERGVVVVDMWRRAVVAALPAHSLYLPEPSLRPDRHDRHDRRSPDLDQLEEAPASPEPAEETLPEPKLDARRKSTPWKTFNLKRQLSKVDLKLKAAFAPVDSDETTEKSNSQFYTEPQEKAESAQESNDSPDEESNEKLSEEDKSQLPSPLRVCSDVFERMHRELQEKRSADVYDRMHKELQERWQDKDRLESSPDVSPSKLGDDDKAVRPDNLPLFDDEGKPTRPPRQKSKKKDDRDQREQRLLSVPNIKYNRQESVKDLRKRQASQPAQSFAGNLMRRFRDFVASLCTRNQQISGEISEEIVQVPNRIGRVDKLDSSFSRSRSSSMSSLENISQEGIQCLAFADSYIKKSDPTLSVPTLWIGTTLGSVITMTINLPDADLRHTQPVIVSTSGGPIFRLKGSILTMSFLDCNGALIPYSYESWKDDTKDSRERRERTPTKQSSSGSGHGSHTSPIPQEAADRQFVVVASEKQARVVALPSQNCVYRQQIVESDFVVKAEIVSLKDSVCLVCYLSTGHLVAYSLPSLRPLLHVDFLPLSELRIAKTFCFSNRGHGLYLASPTEIQKFTIDTEFCQQLTEMMGELFLPRDMPEPPKESFFRGLFGGGVRPLDREELFGESSGKPNRTVAKHIPGSEGVAARASAATGEIARAHQLVVERGDKLSQLEDKTERMHTEAAAFSSSAHQLMLKYKDKKWYQL, encoded by the exons TCTGGGTGGGCCCGGGGTGGATGCGCACGTTCGTCACGACTCCGGGGACGTTGTTCTTCACGCCAAGTTTCTGGTCAACGACGGCGGTCTTGTCACCGCCACCGCCGATGACCAGCTGCATCTATGGACATTTCGGCAAAAATCCCCACAGCGCGTTCAATCGCTCAAATTTCAAAGAGAAAG gaTAACATGTCTACATCTTCCGTTGTCTTCAAAATGGATGCATGTTGGCACAGAACGAGGGAACGTTCATGTCGTCAACATTGAGACGTTTGCTCTCAGCGGCTACGTTATTAACTGGAATAAAGCAATCGAAGT AACTCGACCTAATCATCCCGGGGCGGTAGTAGAAATTATAGACAATCCATTAGACGCTAGCAAG TTGCTGATAGCGTTCGAAAGCGGTTTAGTTGTGGTTTGGGATCTGCGGGCGCGTGCTGCAGAGTGGCGTGGCCACATAGGCTCGGGTATGCCGGGGGATGCTATCCGCGCAGCTGCTTGGCATCATGACGGCAAACTCATGACAGCACACGCTGATGGCGCGCTCGCAACTTGGACTGTACGAGCACCCAGACCTATCTCGCTATCTTACCCACATG CGAAAGCTAACAAAGATGGTAAACTAGAAGCCTGTAAACCTATACACAGGTTGGAATGGAAGACTTCAAAAACGGG CGAGACTCTGGTGATATTTTCGGGCGGGCTACCGACGGACAAAGCGGGCCGGACACACAGCATCACGGTTTTAAATGGCAAATCAACCACAGTACTAGAGATGGAGCACAGCGTTGTTGACTTTGTCACTCTCTGTGAAAGCCCACACGCCGCCG AATACCAGGAGCCGTATGCGATAGTGGTGCTCCTGCAGAACGACTTGGTAGTAATTGACCTTCAATCGCCGGGATATCCCTGCTTCGAGAATCCTTATCCTATGGACATTCACGAGTCCCCGGTTACCTGCTGCTCATATTTCGCCGACTGCCCCTCGGACCTG atcCCAGCGTTCTACTCGGTTGGCCGTCAGGGGAATAAGAAGCCAGCTGGCTTCAGCGAAAGATTGTGGCCTGTAGACGGTGGTGAATGGTCACCAGCGTCATGTTCCTACAGCGAGATCATACTCACTGG ACACGCGGACGGCAGTGTCAAATTTTGGGATGCGAGCGCGGGgactttacaaatattatataaattaaaatgtgctAAGG TGTTCGAAAGACGGGCAGGCAGCGCAGGAAGCGCGAGCAGCATGGGCGGGAACGAGGAGGATAGCCCGTTGGGCATCCAGCAGGTGGCACTCTGCGCGGAATCCCGGCGATTATGTGTGGCACTGCCCCACGGCCATGTTCTACTCTTCAAATTCCGTAAACAAGAACTCACTGCGCAGACGCAT GTGTTGGAGATCCCTATAATTTGTGATGCGACAGAAGAAGAGACATCTCCGGAGGGGGAAGGGGTCCGCGGGGCTGGAGCTCGTGATGACCACGACACACCAAGGGTACGG TCCGCTTGGGGCAGCGTACGCGTGCGTGGTGCATCAGGCACTGGCGGGTCGAGACGTGCGGCTGGGTTCCAGGCCACCCTCGTGGCCTTGCAGCAGGGCCCACCCAACCCAGTTGCTGCACTCACGATCAACTCCTCCTACGGACT AATAGCTTGGGGCGGCGAGCGAGGCGTGGTGGTGGTGGACATGTGGCGCCGCGCTGTGGTGGCAGCCCTGCCTGCACACAGCCTGTACTTGCCCGAACCCAGCCTACGACCCGACAGGCACGACCGACACGACCGCCGCTCACCCGACCTCGACCAG CTGGAAGAGGCGCCGGCCAGCCCGGAGCCCGCCGAGGAGACTCTGCCCGAACCCAAACTCGACGCCAGGCGGAAATCCACGCCCTGGAAAACATTTAATCTCAAGAGACAGCTTTCTAAAGTCGATCTTAAGCTTAAAGCTGCATTCGCCCCCGTCGACAGCGATGAGACCACCGAAAAGAGTAACTCACAGTTTTACACCGAACCTCAGGAGAAAGCAGAGAGTGCTCAAGAAAGTAACGATTCGCCGGATGAAGAATCCAATGAAAAACTCTCAGAGGAAGACAAAAGTCAATTACCGTCCCCGCTGCGCGTTTGTTCAGATGTGTTCGAAAGAATGCATCGAGAGTTACAAGAGAAGAGGTCGGCTGACGTGTACGACAGAATGCATAAAGAGTTACAAGAACGATGGCAAGATAAAGATCGGCTCGAGTCTTCCCCTGATGTGTCTCCGTCGAAATTGGGAGACGACGACAAAGCCGTCCGACCAGATAACCTCCCCTTATTCGATGACGAGGGAAAACCCACTCGACCGCCTCgacaaaaaagtaaaaagaaagATGATAGAGATCAGAGGGAGCAACGATTGTTGTCAGTGCcgaacataaaatataacaggCAAGAATCGGTGAAAGACCTGCGAAAGAGACAAGCGAGCCAGCCTGCGCAGTCGTTCGCGGGAAACCTCATGCGACGCTTCA GAGACTTTGTAGCGAGCCTCTGCACGAGAAACCAACAGATCAGTGGCGAAATTAGCGAAGAAATCGTACAAGTGCCCAACAGAATAG GTCGCGTAGATAAACTGGACAGTTCGTTTTCGCGGTCTCGCTCCAGCAGCATGTCCAGCCTCGAAAACATCTCGCAAGAAGGCATACAGTGTCTGGCATTTGCCGACAGTTACATCAAAAAGTCAG atccTACTTTGTCAGTTCCGACGCTGTGGATAGGAACGACACTGGGATCGGTGATAACCATGACTATTAACCTACCCGATGCTGATCTGAGGCATACTCAGCCCGTCATCGTATCGACAAGTG GTGGTCCAATTTTTAGGCTAAAAGGGTCAATATTAACAATGTCTTTTCTCGACTGTAATGGTGCTTTAATCCCATATTCATACGAAAGCTGGAAGGACGACACTAAAGAT AGTCGTGAGCGTCGTGAGAGGACCCCTACTAAGCAGAGCTCGTCCGGCAGCGGGCACGGCAGCCATACCAGCCCGATTCCGCAGGAGGCGGCTGATCGACAGTTTGTGGTGGTAGCGTCAGAAAAGCAAGCGCGTGTGGTAGCGTTGCCCAGTCAGAACTGCGTCTATCGCCAACAGATCGTCGAATCCGACTTTGTTGTCAAGGCGGAGATTGTCAGCTTAAAAG ATAGTGTGTGCCTTGTATGCTATCTATCGACGGGTCACCTTGTAGCCTACAGTCTGCCTTCGTTGAGGCCGCTCCTGCACGTTGACTTTTTGCCGCTTTCAGAACTCAG GATAGCGAAGACGTTCTGCTTTAGCAACCGCGGGCATGGCCTCTACCTGGCCTCGCCCACTGAAATACAGAAGTTCACTATTGACACGGAGTTTTG CCAACAATTAACCGAAATGATGGGAGAGTTATTCCTGCCGCGCGACATGCCGGAACCGCCTAAAGAGAGCTTCTTCCGAGGACTTTTTGGTGGTGGAGTTCGGCCACTCGACCGGGAGGAGTTGT TCGGTGAAAGCAGCGGCAAGCCCAACCGCACCGTGGCTAAGCATATCCCCGGCAGCGAGGGCGTGGCGGCACGTGCATCGGCAGCGACCGGGGAGATAGCGCGGGCGCATCAGCTCGTGGTGGAGCGAGGTGACAAGTTGTCTCAGCTGGAGGACAAGACCGAGCGCATGCACACGGAGGCCGCGGCCTTCTCGTCGTCGGCGCACCAGCTAATGCTCAAGTACAAGGACAAGAAGTGGTACCAGCTGTGA
- the LOC123719942 gene encoding syntaxin-binding protein 5 isoform X1, with protein MKKFTFKGVLDGFRSSVQAAPRGNDQEIQETLRPEHFHVKKTFRHGFPFSPTALAWDPIQKLLAIGDKSGNLRILGGPGVDAHVRHDSGDVVLHAKFLVNDGGLVTATADDQLHLWTFRQKSPQRVQSLKFQRERITCLHLPLSSKWMHVGTERGNVHVVNIETFALSGYVINWNKAIEVTRPNHPGAVVEIIDNPLDASKLLIAFESGLVVVWDLRARAAEWRGHIGSGMPGDAIRAAAWHHDGKLMTAHADGALATWTVRAPRPISLSYPHAKANKDGKLEACKPIHRLEWKTSKTGETLVIFSGGLPTDKAGRTHSITVLNGKSTTVLEMEHSVVDFVTLCESPHAAEYQEPYAIVVLLQNDLVVIDLQSPGYPCFENPYPMDIHESPVTCCSYFADCPSDLIPAFYSVGRQGNKKPAGFSERLWPVDGGEWSPASCSYSEIILTGHADGSVKFWDASAGTLQILYKLKCAKVFERRAGSAGSASSMGGNEEDSPLGIQQVALCAESRRLCVALPHGHVLLFKFRKQELTAQTHVLEIPIICDATEEETSPEGEGVRGAGARDDHDTPRVRSAWGSVRVRGASGTGGSRRAAGFQATLVALQQGPPNPVAALTINSSYGLIAWGGERGVVVVDMWRRAVVAALPAHSLYLPEPSLRPDRHDRHDRRSPDLDQLEEAPASPEPAEETLPEPKLDARRKSTPWKTFNLKRQLSKVDLKLKAAFAPVDSDETTEKSNSQFYTEPQEKAESAQESNDSPDEESNEKLSEEDKSQLPSPLRVCSDVFERMHRELQEKRSADVYDRMHKELQERWQDKDRLESSPDVSPSKLGDDDKAVRPDNLPLFDDEGKPTRPPRQKSKKKDDRDQREQRLLSVPNIKYNRQESVKDLRKRQASQPAQSFAGNLMRRFRDFVASLCTRNQQISGEISEEIVQVPNRIGRVDKLDSSFSRSRSSSMSSLENISQEGIQCLAFADSYIKKSDPTLSVPTLWIGTTLGSVITMTINLPDADLRHTQPVIVSTSGGPIFRLKGSILTMSFLDCNGALIPYSYESWKDDTKDSRERRERTPTKQSSSGSGHGSHTSPIPQEAADRQFVVVASEKQARVVALPSQNCVYRQQIVESDFVVKAEIVSLKDSVCLVCYLSTGHLVAYSLPSLRPLLHVDFLPLSELSFQTQSKQRGIVDPMLSIWGQQLIVNEDTDQIAKTFCFSNRGHGLYLASPTEIQKFTIDTEFCQQLTEMMGELFLPRDMPEPPKESFFRGLFGGGVRPLDREELFGESSGKPNRTVAKHIPGSEGVAARASAATGEIARAHQLVVERGDKLSQLEDKTERMHTEAAAFSSSAHQLMLKYKDKKWYQL; from the exons TCTGGGTGGGCCCGGGGTGGATGCGCACGTTCGTCACGACTCCGGGGACGTTGTTCTTCACGCCAAGTTTCTGGTCAACGACGGCGGTCTTGTCACCGCCACCGCCGATGACCAGCTGCATCTATGGACATTTCGGCAAAAATCCCCACAGCGCGTTCAATCGCTCAAATTTCAAAGAGAAAG gaTAACATGTCTACATCTTCCGTTGTCTTCAAAATGGATGCATGTTGGCACAGAACGAGGGAACGTTCATGTCGTCAACATTGAGACGTTTGCTCTCAGCGGCTACGTTATTAACTGGAATAAAGCAATCGAAGT AACTCGACCTAATCATCCCGGGGCGGTAGTAGAAATTATAGACAATCCATTAGACGCTAGCAAG TTGCTGATAGCGTTCGAAAGCGGTTTAGTTGTGGTTTGGGATCTGCGGGCGCGTGCTGCAGAGTGGCGTGGCCACATAGGCTCGGGTATGCCGGGGGATGCTATCCGCGCAGCTGCTTGGCATCATGACGGCAAACTCATGACAGCACACGCTGATGGCGCGCTCGCAACTTGGACTGTACGAGCACCCAGACCTATCTCGCTATCTTACCCACATG CGAAAGCTAACAAAGATGGTAAACTAGAAGCCTGTAAACCTATACACAGGTTGGAATGGAAGACTTCAAAAACGGG CGAGACTCTGGTGATATTTTCGGGCGGGCTACCGACGGACAAAGCGGGCCGGACACACAGCATCACGGTTTTAAATGGCAAATCAACCACAGTACTAGAGATGGAGCACAGCGTTGTTGACTTTGTCACTCTCTGTGAAAGCCCACACGCCGCCG AATACCAGGAGCCGTATGCGATAGTGGTGCTCCTGCAGAACGACTTGGTAGTAATTGACCTTCAATCGCCGGGATATCCCTGCTTCGAGAATCCTTATCCTATGGACATTCACGAGTCCCCGGTTACCTGCTGCTCATATTTCGCCGACTGCCCCTCGGACCTG atcCCAGCGTTCTACTCGGTTGGCCGTCAGGGGAATAAGAAGCCAGCTGGCTTCAGCGAAAGATTGTGGCCTGTAGACGGTGGTGAATGGTCACCAGCGTCATGTTCCTACAGCGAGATCATACTCACTGG ACACGCGGACGGCAGTGTCAAATTTTGGGATGCGAGCGCGGGgactttacaaatattatataaattaaaatgtgctAAGG TGTTCGAAAGACGGGCAGGCAGCGCAGGAAGCGCGAGCAGCATGGGCGGGAACGAGGAGGATAGCCCGTTGGGCATCCAGCAGGTGGCACTCTGCGCGGAATCCCGGCGATTATGTGTGGCACTGCCCCACGGCCATGTTCTACTCTTCAAATTCCGTAAACAAGAACTCACTGCGCAGACGCAT GTGTTGGAGATCCCTATAATTTGTGATGCGACAGAAGAAGAGACATCTCCGGAGGGGGAAGGGGTCCGCGGGGCTGGAGCTCGTGATGACCACGACACACCAAGGGTACGG TCCGCTTGGGGCAGCGTACGCGTGCGTGGTGCATCAGGCACTGGCGGGTCGAGACGTGCGGCTGGGTTCCAGGCCACCCTCGTGGCCTTGCAGCAGGGCCCACCCAACCCAGTTGCTGCACTCACGATCAACTCCTCCTACGGACT AATAGCTTGGGGCGGCGAGCGAGGCGTGGTGGTGGTGGACATGTGGCGCCGCGCTGTGGTGGCAGCCCTGCCTGCACACAGCCTGTACTTGCCCGAACCCAGCCTACGACCCGACAGGCACGACCGACACGACCGCCGCTCACCCGACCTCGACCAG CTGGAAGAGGCGCCGGCCAGCCCGGAGCCCGCCGAGGAGACTCTGCCCGAACCCAAACTCGACGCCAGGCGGAAATCCACGCCCTGGAAAACATTTAATCTCAAGAGACAGCTTTCTAAAGTCGATCTTAAGCTTAAAGCTGCATTCGCCCCCGTCGACAGCGATGAGACCACCGAAAAGAGTAACTCACAGTTTTACACCGAACCTCAGGAGAAAGCAGAGAGTGCTCAAGAAAGTAACGATTCGCCGGATGAAGAATCCAATGAAAAACTCTCAGAGGAAGACAAAAGTCAATTACCGTCCCCGCTGCGCGTTTGTTCAGATGTGTTCGAAAGAATGCATCGAGAGTTACAAGAGAAGAGGTCGGCTGACGTGTACGACAGAATGCATAAAGAGTTACAAGAACGATGGCAAGATAAAGATCGGCTCGAGTCTTCCCCTGATGTGTCTCCGTCGAAATTGGGAGACGACGACAAAGCCGTCCGACCAGATAACCTCCCCTTATTCGATGACGAGGGAAAACCCACTCGACCGCCTCgacaaaaaagtaaaaagaaagATGATAGAGATCAGAGGGAGCAACGATTGTTGTCAGTGCcgaacataaaatataacaggCAAGAATCGGTGAAAGACCTGCGAAAGAGACAAGCGAGCCAGCCTGCGCAGTCGTTCGCGGGAAACCTCATGCGACGCTTCA GAGACTTTGTAGCGAGCCTCTGCACGAGAAACCAACAGATCAGTGGCGAAATTAGCGAAGAAATCGTACAAGTGCCCAACAGAATAG GTCGCGTAGATAAACTGGACAGTTCGTTTTCGCGGTCTCGCTCCAGCAGCATGTCCAGCCTCGAAAACATCTCGCAAGAAGGCATACAGTGTCTGGCATTTGCCGACAGTTACATCAAAAAGTCAG atccTACTTTGTCAGTTCCGACGCTGTGGATAGGAACGACACTGGGATCGGTGATAACCATGACTATTAACCTACCCGATGCTGATCTGAGGCATACTCAGCCCGTCATCGTATCGACAAGTG GTGGTCCAATTTTTAGGCTAAAAGGGTCAATATTAACAATGTCTTTTCTCGACTGTAATGGTGCTTTAATCCCATATTCATACGAAAGCTGGAAGGACGACACTAAAGAT AGTCGTGAGCGTCGTGAGAGGACCCCTACTAAGCAGAGCTCGTCCGGCAGCGGGCACGGCAGCCATACCAGCCCGATTCCGCAGGAGGCGGCTGATCGACAGTTTGTGGTGGTAGCGTCAGAAAAGCAAGCGCGTGTGGTAGCGTTGCCCAGTCAGAACTGCGTCTATCGCCAACAGATCGTCGAATCCGACTTTGTTGTCAAGGCGGAGATTGTCAGCTTAAAAG ATAGTGTGTGCCTTGTATGCTATCTATCGACGGGTCACCTTGTAGCCTACAGTCTGCCTTCGTTGAGGCCGCTCCTGCACGTTGACTTTTTGCCGCTTTCAGAACTCAG CTTCCAGACACAGTCCAAACAGAGGGGTATCGTAGACCCTATGCTCTCCATTTGGGGCCAACAACTCATTGTAAACGAGGACACGGACCA GATAGCGAAGACGTTCTGCTTTAGCAACCGCGGGCATGGCCTCTACCTGGCCTCGCCCACTGAAATACAGAAGTTCACTATTGACACGGAGTTTTG CCAACAATTAACCGAAATGATGGGAGAGTTATTCCTGCCGCGCGACATGCCGGAACCGCCTAAAGAGAGCTTCTTCCGAGGACTTTTTGGTGGTGGAGTTCGGCCACTCGACCGGGAGGAGTTGT TCGGTGAAAGCAGCGGCAAGCCCAACCGCACCGTGGCTAAGCATATCCCCGGCAGCGAGGGCGTGGCGGCACGTGCATCGGCAGCGACCGGGGAGATAGCGCGGGCGCATCAGCTCGTGGTGGAGCGAGGTGACAAGTTGTCTCAGCTGGAGGACAAGACCGAGCGCATGCACACGGAGGCCGCGGCCTTCTCGTCGTCGGCGCACCAGCTAATGCTCAAGTACAAGGACAAGAAGTGGTACCAGCTGTGA